A DNA window from Candidatus Acidiferrales bacterium contains the following coding sequences:
- a CDS encoding serine/threonine-protein kinase → MGLAKTILSGQSMLQIGDQFDHFQIRAHVAKGGMSDIYRAYDLLSGKEVVLKIPDSMSIGDPAQYERFQRELEVMRTLNHPAIQKGCGSGTYNNTPYLVTELIDGESMRDLIKNRAPLSLNDSVELIRKIADGLAHCHDHGIIHRDLKPENILITSDGQPVILDFGLALTKGAHRVTYANLSSAAGTPDYMAPEQIEGHRGDQRTDIYALGIMAFELLTGAPPYTGDNNLAVMAQHLKGAIPRLDKVQAGVTPQLAAFVARCLQREPEDRFPDMHALLDSLDHLESVDISVLDRNMSKRSHFWNSPTFIAIGSALLLLTAIIVLAFILQALHK, encoded by the coding sequence ATGGGACTTGCAAAAACTATTTTGTCAGGACAATCGATGCTTCAAATAGGCGATCAGTTCGATCACTTCCAAATACGCGCACACGTTGCGAAAGGCGGCATGAGCGACATCTACCGTGCTTACGATTTACTAAGCGGGAAAGAGGTGGTATTAAAAATTCCGGACAGCATGTCGATCGGCGATCCGGCCCAATACGAGCGTTTCCAGCGGGAACTGGAGGTTATGCGGACACTTAACCATCCGGCGATTCAGAAGGGATGCGGATCGGGGACATACAACAACACTCCGTATCTTGTCACTGAGCTAATCGACGGCGAGTCAATGCGCGATCTCATCAAGAATAGAGCACCTCTTTCACTTAATGACTCGGTTGAGCTAATTCGTAAAATAGCCGATGGACTTGCGCACTGCCACGACCATGGCATCATTCATAGAGATCTCAAACCGGAAAATATTCTCATTACTTCGGATGGCCAACCTGTCATACTGGATTTCGGACTCGCCTTAACCAAGGGCGCGCACCGGGTAACTTATGCAAATTTGAGCAGCGCCGCCGGCACTCCTGATTATATGGCACCGGAACAAATCGAAGGTCATCGCGGCGATCAAAGAACAGATATTTATGCACTTGGAATAATGGCGTTTGAATTACTGACCGGTGCTCCACCATACACGGGCGATAATAATCTGGCTGTCATGGCGCAACATCTAAAAGGCGCCATCCCGAGACTTGACAAAGTACAGGCTGGAGTAACACCGCAGCTGGCCGCATTTGTAGCTCGCTGTCTCCAGCGTGAACCGGAAGATCGTTTCCCGGACATGCACGCGTTGCTTGACAGTTTGGATCATCTTGAATCTGTAGATATTTCCGTGCTCGACCGTAATATGAGCAAAAGGTCTCACTTCTGGAATTCGCCGACTTTCATCGCAATTGGCTCGGCTCTACTTTTGCTTACCGCCATTATCGTATTAGCATTCATCCTTCAGGCACTTCATAAATGA
- the glnA gene encoding type I glutamate--ammonia ligase, whose translation METITKTSSTEIDKLLKFVKDNGIEIVDLKFTDIPGQWQHFSILPRELTENSFDEGVGFDGSSIRGFQHIQESDMVLIPDAKRYFVDPFALHKTVSIVCDVKDPVTGEPYRRDPRYVAHKAEAYLKSTGVADVAYFGPEAEFFIFDNARFEQTTNKGFYEVDSEEGVWNSGRNDKQNLGYRPRTKEGYFPVAPIDSLQDIRSEMVLTMEKVGITVEVHHHEVATAGQTEIDMRFAPLLSMADNLITYKYIAKNVATKYGKTVTFMPKPLFGDNGSGMHVHQSLWKGGKPLFYGDGYANLSELALHYIGGLLKHASALCAITNPTTNSYHRLAPGFEAPVNLAYSQRNRSAAVRIPMYSQNPKAKRLEFRVPDPSTNPYLAFPALLMAGLDGIINKIDPGDPLDKDIYDLDPEELQNVPSTPGSLEESLRALELDHEFLLRGDVFTEDLIGLWIDYKMTNEVKQVALRPHPHEFMLYYDI comes from the coding sequence ATGGAGACAATTACAAAAACGAGCAGTACCGAAATCGACAAACTCTTAAAGTTTGTCAAAGACAACGGCATTGAAATCGTCGATTTGAAATTCACAGACATACCTGGACAATGGCAGCATTTTTCAATTCTGCCGAGGGAACTAACTGAAAACTCTTTCGATGAAGGAGTTGGATTTGACGGTTCCAGTATTCGCGGCTTTCAGCACATCCAAGAAAGCGATATGGTGCTGATACCCGATGCAAAAAGATATTTCGTGGATCCATTTGCATTGCATAAGACCGTCAGCATCGTTTGCGACGTAAAGGATCCGGTGACAGGCGAACCTTACCGCCGTGATCCGCGATATGTTGCACATAAGGCCGAAGCTTATCTCAAATCGACAGGCGTAGCCGATGTCGCGTACTTTGGACCTGAGGCGGAATTCTTCATTTTTGATAATGCCAGGTTTGAGCAAACTACGAACAAAGGATTCTACGAGGTAGATTCCGAAGAAGGAGTATGGAACAGTGGACGAAACGACAAGCAAAATCTCGGATACCGTCCAAGGACAAAAGAAGGATATTTTCCCGTAGCTCCCATCGACAGCCTGCAAGACATAAGATCCGAAATGGTCCTGACGATGGAGAAAGTCGGAATAACCGTCGAGGTGCACCACCACGAAGTTGCCACCGCAGGTCAAACAGAAATCGACATGCGCTTCGCTCCGTTGTTGAGCATGGCCGACAATCTGATCACCTACAAATACATTGCGAAGAATGTCGCCACTAAATATGGAAAGACGGTGACATTCATGCCGAAACCTCTCTTCGGCGACAACGGCTCCGGCATGCACGTCCACCAGAGTCTCTGGAAAGGTGGAAAGCCGTTGTTTTATGGAGACGGTTATGCAAACCTGAGCGAGTTGGCGCTGCATTATATCGGCGGGTTATTGAAACACGCTTCTGCTTTATGCGCAATCACGAACCCAACTACAAATTCATACCATCGCCTTGCGCCGGGTTTCGAAGCACCGGTCAATTTAGCGTACAGCCAGCGCAATAGATCGGCCGCAGTTAGAATACCCATGTATTCACAAAACCCTAAGGCGAAACGATTAGAATTCCGCGTTCCCGATCCGTCGACTAATCCTTATCTGGCTTTCCCGGCGCTTCTCATGGCAGGCCTTGACGGGATTATCAACAAAATTGATCCCGGTGATCCGCTCGACAAGGATATTTACGACTTGGATCCGGAAGAGCTTCAAAATGTTCCATCTACTCCCGGCTCGCTCGAAGAATCTCTTAGAGCCCTCGAGCTTGACCATGAATTCTTGCTGCGCGGCGATGTGTTCACGGAGGACCTCATTGGATTGTGGATCGACTACAAGATGACCAACGAAGTCAAACAAGTAGCGCTGCGTCCACATCCACACGAGTTCATGCTTTACTACGACATTTAA
- a CDS encoding PP2C family serine/threonine-protein phosphatase translates to MTATDAVEIESHSLSHVGKVRRDNQDAVRLCDPNDKLSATSGHLYGIADGMGGYAHGGVASSLALQTFFETFYAANGVPTLQKFRVSIQNANLSVYQTAQRMAAGRMGTTLTTANIIGKKIYIGHVGDSRAYLVRGSKATLLTNDHTRVGELVRMRVLAPEKVRTHSQRSILEKCLGLNLFVQPDIFQVPVENGDTIILCTDGIWSVIEDEEFGRFSKESKSVERLSQRIFDLAMERESDDNLSIIALRLNNLATYKETEAGKRPWSLQRLFRLTGR, encoded by the coding sequence ATGACGGCAACTGATGCAGTAGAGATAGAGTCGCACAGTCTTAGTCATGTGGGAAAAGTGCGCCGAGACAACCAGGATGCCGTTCGGCTCTGTGACCCAAACGATAAATTATCGGCAACTTCAGGTCACCTATACGGTATCGCAGACGGCATGGGAGGATATGCCCACGGCGGAGTCGCAAGTTCTCTGGCGCTTCAAACTTTCTTCGAGACTTTCTATGCAGCCAACGGCGTGCCAACCCTGCAAAAGTTCCGCGTGAGCATTCAAAACGCGAACTTAAGTGTATACCAGACTGCCCAAAGAATGGCCGCAGGCCGCATGGGAACCACATTGACCACGGCAAACATAATCGGCAAGAAAATTTATATCGGCCACGTCGGCGACAGCCGTGCGTATCTAGTCCGAGGCAGCAAGGCAACATTATTGACGAATGACCATACCCGAGTAGGCGAGTTAGTTAGAATGCGGGTACTGGCACCGGAAAAGGTCCGTACTCACAGTCAACGTTCCATTTTGGAAAAATGCCTTGGGCTAAATCTCTTTGTTCAACCGGACATTTTCCAAGTTCCCGTGGAAAACGGAGATACTATTATACTCTGCACCGACGGCATCTGGTCCGTAATCGAGGACGAAGAATTTGGTCGATTCTCTAAAGAGTCAAAGAGCGTGGAACGCCTCAGCCAGCGAATCTTCGACTTAGCGATGGAGCGCGAAAGCGACGACAACTTGTCCATAATTGCGCTTCGACTTAATAATCTGGCAACTTATAAGGAAACGGAAGCTGGGAAACGACCATGGTCGCTGCAGAGACTGTTCCGCCTCACCGGCAGATGA
- a CDS encoding APC family permease yields MAETTMKKTLGLTGVTVNAMALIAPGAFLWITYQVQASNNGGATDMWSGIFAALIVAFLTAFSFSELAKRYPEAGAGGSYYFAEKGFLDREKASHQRFARIAKFMTGWAAHLFYWVYTGVMVAMMSVLVTYIFGSFNMNLSIPLQITVAVVFAVIVGFIAVRGITGSTNVAIAINVVQLVSLIGFSALAIMFRVTNPLHATNWAYSSGPSVVLPHNFSAMLFQSTIAILILVGFESSTSLAGEAINPKKHIPRAVILALVIQGLFAYLFEYFAANYAICEKLVYVGSDGSRLYGMDAAAASGAPIGDLTRLIGDAMLGGNGFMLMIVVAITVALAVLGTTLAAMNTGVRISFAMAQDKEMPGPLGALHGRFATPYIGVWILVAVAAVIGAIGVLNVTALTAITLASNIGTFILYGLICMFTFVTFVGRNEFHGIRHAVVPFLGLLGNIAMLVAVVWIGLGTPGVSQDATKIALYITGGWGVLSVLYLVWNSRRSGVHIIPPVNVMNQQINAK; encoded by the coding sequence ATGGCAGAAACAACAATGAAGAAGACGCTCGGCCTGACGGGCGTGACAGTAAATGCAATGGCGCTGATCGCACCGGGCGCATTTTTGTGGATCACATACCAGGTCCAGGCGTCCAATAACGGCGGTGCAACTGATATGTGGAGCGGAATTTTCGCCGCCCTCATCGTCGCTTTCCTAACTGCGTTCTCATTCTCAGAACTCGCCAAGCGTTATCCCGAAGCCGGAGCCGGTGGATCTTATTACTTCGCCGAGAAGGGATTCCTTGACAGAGAGAAAGCTTCCCATCAACGCTTTGCACGGATTGCTAAGTTCATGACCGGCTGGGCTGCTCACCTGTTTTACTGGGTCTACACGGGAGTGATGGTAGCTATGATGTCGGTTCTAGTCACGTACATCTTCGGCTCTTTCAACATGAACCTTTCAATCCCTCTGCAGATCACAGTCGCAGTTGTTTTTGCAGTCATTGTCGGTTTCATAGCAGTCCGGGGTATAACCGGCTCAACAAATGTAGCGATAGCGATCAACGTCGTTCAGCTGGTCTCGCTGATCGGATTCAGCGCTCTGGCAATTATGTTCCGTGTTACAAATCCGCTCCATGCAACTAATTGGGCATACTCAAGTGGGCCCTCTGTTGTGCTTCCACACAATTTTTCGGCAATGTTATTCCAGTCCACAATTGCCATCCTGATCCTGGTCGGATTTGAGTCGTCGACTTCATTAGCCGGCGAAGCAATCAACCCGAAGAAACATATTCCGCGGGCGGTAATTCTTGCCTTGGTCATACAGGGTCTATTCGCTTACTTGTTTGAATACTTTGCAGCGAACTATGCGATCTGTGAAAAGCTGGTATATGTCGGTTCGGATGGATCCAGGCTCTATGGAATGGATGCCGCCGCTGCATCCGGAGCACCGATAGGCGACCTCACCCGCCTTATCGGCGATGCGATGCTGGGAGGAAACGGATTCATGTTGATGATCGTCGTAGCAATCACGGTTGCGCTTGCAGTCTTGGGCACCACGCTCGCTGCAATGAATACAGGCGTGCGGATCAGCTTCGCCATGGCACAGGACAAGGAAATGCCCGGGCCGCTAGGAGCTTTGCACGGAAGGTTCGCAACTCCTTATATCGGTGTATGGATACTGGTAGCAGTAGCCGCCGTTATCGGCGCTATCGGAGTCTTGAATGTCACGGCTCTTACCGCAATAACGCTGGCTTCCAACATCGGGACGTTCATTCTTTATGGACTCATCTGCATGTTTACATTTGTTACATTTGTCGGCCGCAATGAATTCCATGGGATTAGACACGCGGTAGTTCCCTTCTTGGGTTTACTCGGCAACATCGCAATGCTGGTCGCTGTCGTTTGGATCGGACTCGGCACGCCCGGCGTATCTCAGGATGCGACAAAGATTGCCCTCTATATAACAGGCGGGTGGGGAGTTCTGAGCGTGCTTTATTTAGTATGGAACAGCCGCAGGAGCGGTGTGCACATCATACCTCCTGTTAATGTCATGAACCAACAAATAAATGCGAAGTAG
- a CDS encoding porin: MNRNRLYILLAALALISKSSLAADSTATSPITWNAFIDAYYTRNFNDPSNHQNGLRNFDIYENQITLGLADLTVQKQAQPVGFKVELGFGTTSDWVNTASSFGTPSPSLANVMQAYGTVVVPVGAGLTVDVGKFVTHMGNEVIVSQGNWNYSRSYLFTFAIPYYHTGIRFTYPVLSNLTAALHIVNGWNSVIDNNKFLSIGATLNYSPTSSTDLVFNGMWGHENLTPTGFLGSENGARDVYDFIITQQLSDAFQVAVNADYGQAGTTLGLALWKGVALYERCAFASKSALALREEVYYDPEGYTTATVPKATFQEYTLTYEYHPFDPLLIRIEGRDDFVNGKAFTSALGIRSSQPTLTVGVVTSF; the protein is encoded by the coding sequence ATGAACAGAAACCGACTGTACATTCTACTTGCCGCCCTTGCACTGATATCAAAATCTTCGCTCGCAGCTGATTCGACGGCGACGAGCCCCATAACCTGGAATGCATTCATCGATGCTTACTACACCAGAAACTTCAACGATCCGTCGAACCACCAAAATGGGCTCAGGAACTTCGACATCTACGAGAATCAAATTACTTTGGGACTTGCGGACTTGACCGTCCAGAAACAGGCGCAACCTGTCGGCTTCAAAGTAGAACTTGGCTTCGGCACGACGAGCGACTGGGTTAACACTGCTTCATCATTCGGGACTCCCAGTCCCTCACTTGCAAACGTGATGCAGGCTTATGGTACGGTTGTTGTCCCCGTTGGCGCCGGACTGACAGTGGACGTTGGAAAGTTTGTAACCCATATGGGAAATGAGGTGATCGTGTCACAAGGCAACTGGAACTACAGCCGGTCGTACCTGTTTACATTTGCCATTCCATATTACCACACAGGTATCCGCTTCACATATCCTGTGTTGAGCAACTTAACTGCAGCACTCCACATCGTAAATGGATGGAATTCCGTCATAGACAATAACAAGTTCCTTTCCATCGGTGCAACCTTGAATTACTCTCCTACTTCAAGTACCGACCTTGTCTTCAACGGCATGTGGGGCCATGAGAACCTCACGCCCACGGGATTTCTCGGCAGTGAAAATGGTGCAAGGGATGTATACGATTTCATCATAACTCAGCAATTGTCCGATGCATTTCAAGTGGCAGTTAATGCAGACTACGGTCAGGCCGGAACTACGCTTGGTCTCGCACTGTGGAAGGGAGTCGCCTTATACGAGCGTTGCGCATTTGCCTCAAAGTCTGCTTTGGCTCTGCGCGAAGAAGTGTATTACGACCCAGAGGGTTATACCACGGCCACAGTCCCGAAGGCTACATTTCAAGAATACACTTTGACATATGAGTATCATCCGTTCGACCCTCTTCTCATACGAATCGAAGGCCGCGATGATTTTGTAAACGGAAAAGCATTCACGAGTGCGCTGGGAATACGATCATCTCAACCGACGCTAACTGTCGGCGTAGTAACATCATTCTAA
- the lexA gene encoding transcriptional repressor LexA, whose translation MKNENISGEQGKALEFVKRFMKMNGYAPSFREIGEYLGVSVGTVQDHIDALVRKRFLKKDPDRSRSLQLVEEENRIPIYAFVKAGSPGVADEEPVDHLTIEGTLGLKSGDRGMLVKGDSMVDAGITNGSIVFYRKTDFVNENAIVIARVGGGPVVKRFSRSGGRIVLKSENPNYKPIVVDKKDDDFEILGKVVSVVKNYEKNKRKQVN comes from the coding sequence ATGAAAAACGAGAATATCTCAGGAGAACAAGGGAAGGCGTTGGAGTTCGTTAAGCGTTTTATGAAGATGAACGGATATGCGCCTTCCTTTCGGGAGATCGGAGAATATCTCGGGGTCTCGGTCGGCACTGTTCAGGATCATATCGATGCGTTGGTAAGGAAGAGATTCTTAAAGAAGGATCCGGATCGCTCCCGTTCACTTCAATTAGTTGAGGAAGAAAACCGCATCCCGATTTACGCCTTTGTCAAAGCAGGTTCACCGGGTGTTGCAGATGAAGAGCCTGTGGATCACCTGACAATTGAGGGAACGCTTGGTCTGAAGTCCGGAGATAGGGGAATGCTGGTGAAAGGCGATAGCATGGTCGACGCCGGTATAACGAACGGCTCAATCGTGTTCTACCGGAAAACGGATTTCGTAAATGAGAATGCCATAGTCATTGCACGTGTCGGCGGCGGTCCGGTCGTCAAGCGCTTCAGCAGATCAGGCGGAAGAATTGTTTTGAAGTCTGAGAACCCAAACTACAAGCCTATAGTTGTCGATAAGAAAGATGACGATTTCGAAATACTCGGAAAAGTCGTAAGCGTCGTGAAGAACTACGAGAAAAATAAACGGAAACAGGTGAATTAA